The Fructilactobacillus myrtifloralis genome segment ACCGAGGGCGATCATTGACACGTGCCGCGACTTTAAGCCCCGCTTAACGTGTTGGGTTCCCTTTTCTGCTTCCATCTTCGTTCCTCCTGTATTTTTAAAGCTACTAAAACCTAAAAAAAGACCCTTCTTAATCCAGAAGAGTCCCCACTTTGCCATTCGTATTCCGTCTGCTAAAGCGCTCCGCATGCAAGTGCGACAGTCCTTGATTTGTTGAACCAAGTCCCAACCAGGTGGGTACCAACCATCCGATTTCGGCAACGTTCCCTTTCCCCCGGGTTCACTGGGCTGGTGCCCTCCGCCGGGTTACTAATGAAAATTGCTCCTCTTTTTAGATTTCAAATATTAGATTTTCAATTATGCAATTCTTTCATAGTATAGGGGTTTCTCAATTAAAATGCAAATCACCCCATCAGTCCCCGGCTTTGCTATACTAAGGAAAACGAGGAACTTAGAAAGGAGTCCTGTTCATGTCTCAGCCTAATCAACCCGCCGCTTTACTAATTATCGACTATACCAACGACTTTGTCGCACCCGAGGGCGCCCTGACGCTCGGAGAACCAGCCCAGGCTGCCGAGCCAGCCATCATCAACCTCGCGCAACGCTTCTGGGAAACCGGCCAGGTGGTCATCTTGCCCACTGATTTACACCACGCTCACGATCCCTACCACCCAGAAAGCAAGCTCTTTCCACCACACAACCTCGCCGGCAGTTGGGGACGGCAGTTTTACGGTGAACTCCAACCCTGGTACGAGGCCCACCGTGCTGACCCCACGGTGTGGGAGATGGCAAAGACCCGGTACAGCGCTTTTGCCGGCACGGATCTTGACCTTCAACTCCGGGCCCGGGGCATCACGGAACTTCATCTCACGGGCGTTGCCACCGACATCTGCCTGTTGCATACGGCAGTAAGCGCCTATAACCTGGGTTATCAACTGGTAATCCATCCGCGCGCTACCGCGGGTTTTTCGCCTGAAAACCAAACCTTTGCCCTACAACACTTTCAAACCGCGCTCGGCGCCCAACTGATTGACGACTAAAAAAACAGGATGGCTAAGTCCATCCTGTTTTTTTTAGTCTGTTGCGTTACGGTGTTGCAACTTGGAGTGCCACAGGCCGTAACTAAAGTACACTACCAACCCGATTGCAAGCCAAATCCCCACTGCAACCTTGGTGGTGGTGGGCAGCATCACGATGAAGTAAATGCTACACAAACCGGCCAAAAT includes the following:
- a CDS encoding cysteine hydrolase family protein; the protein is MSQPNQPAALLIIDYTNDFVAPEGALTLGEPAQAAEPAIINLAQRFWETGQVVILPTDLHHAHDPYHPESKLFPPHNLAGSWGRQFYGELQPWYEAHRADPTVWEMAKTRYSAFAGTDLDLQLRARGITELHLTGVATDICLLHTAVSAYNLGYQLVIHPRATAGFSPENQTFALQHFQTALGAQLIDD